A genomic window from Candidatus Pelagisphaera phototrophica includes:
- a CDS encoding sulfatase — MSKRLLIFHFAIFIFQFGARSAPNVLFIAVDDLRPALACYGDPIAITPNIDRLASQGTVFNRAYCQLAVCGPSRLSLLSGRRPDTIQVWDLKSHFRETFPDLVTLPQHFKNNGYFTRSIGKIYHGSGAPMKDPPSWSEEALYDSGRKHEWRYASKENRAVVTLKRSSTEAEDVSDNTFVDGLVCDAAEAALTTFKETGKSFFLGVGFRKPHLPFVAPKKYWDLYKREDIPKPVSNSHPKGAPEFALRTWNEIEGYTDIPKDLNEISPSKIHELRHGYYACISYIDTLLGRLLDRLDELELTDNTIICFWGDHGFHLGEQGLWTKANNYELAARVPLILSVPGQKSKGNASNALVELVDVYPTLSELCELPLSPKLEGLSLKPLLEDPIRPWKSAAFNQYPRDFTEIKHKRHGDVMGYSIRTERFRYVQWREWISGKALVHELYDQQTDPNEMSNLAGHPEYASTLIQHQHQLDAGWKSAIPSE, encoded by the coding sequence ATGTCTAAGCGACTTCTCATTTTTCATTTTGCGATTTTCATTTTTCAATTCGGTGCACGCAGTGCACCGAACGTCCTTTTTATCGCCGTTGACGACCTCCGCCCCGCTCTCGCTTGCTACGGTGATCCGATCGCGATCACTCCCAATATCGACCGACTCGCCTCCCAAGGAACGGTATTCAATCGGGCCTACTGTCAACTCGCGGTCTGCGGTCCTTCGCGCTTATCTCTCCTCTCCGGTCGACGCCCCGACACAATTCAGGTTTGGGATTTGAAATCACACTTCCGCGAGACTTTCCCTGATCTCGTTACCTTGCCCCAGCACTTTAAGAACAACGGCTACTTCACACGTTCCATTGGCAAAATCTACCACGGAAGCGGCGCCCCTATGAAGGATCCTCCCTCCTGGTCAGAAGAAGCACTATACGATTCCGGGAGAAAGCATGAATGGCGCTATGCTTCGAAAGAAAACCGAGCAGTCGTCACTCTCAAACGTTCCTCTACGGAAGCCGAAGACGTCTCCGACAACACGTTCGTGGACGGACTCGTCTGCGACGCTGCTGAGGCAGCGCTCACTACATTCAAAGAAACGGGGAAATCTTTCTTTCTGGGCGTCGGATTTCGCAAACCACATTTGCCCTTCGTTGCCCCAAAGAAATATTGGGACCTGTACAAGCGGGAAGACATTCCCAAACCTGTATCGAATTCCCATCCAAAGGGAGCTCCCGAATTCGCCCTACGAACCTGGAACGAGATAGAAGGCTATACCGACATTCCTAAAGATTTAAACGAGATTTCTCCCTCTAAAATCCATGAGCTTCGCCACGGCTACTATGCCTGTATCTCATATATAGATACGCTCCTAGGGCGTCTTCTTGACAGACTCGATGAACTCGAATTGACAGACAACACGATCATCTGTTTTTGGGGTGACCACGGCTTTCATCTAGGCGAACAAGGTCTATGGACAAAAGCGAACAACTACGAACTGGCCGCTCGCGTACCCCTCATCTTATCCGTACCCGGACAAAAGAGTAAAGGCAACGCTTCCAACGCTCTCGTTGAACTGGTAGATGTCTACCCGACCTTATCCGAACTATGTGAGCTCCCGCTTTCTCCGAAACTCGAAGGCCTCAGCCTAAAACCGCTTCTGGAAGATCCAATCCGCCCCTGGAAGTCTGCCGCCTTCAACCAGTATCCACGCGACTTTACTGAGATCAAGCACAAGCGGCACGGAGATGTCATGGGCTACTCCATACGTACCGAACGCTTTCGATACGTACAATGGAGGGAGTGGATATCTGGAAAGGCTCTTGTCCACGAACTCTACGATCAACAGACCGACCCCAACGAAATGAGCAATCTGGCTGGGCATCCCGAATACGCGTCCACTCTTATCCAGCATCAGCACCAACTTGACGCCGGATGGAAAAGCGCGATCCCATCCGAATGA
- a CDS encoding sialidase family protein, producing the protein MKPLSILLSFAFSFFLNHICPAAITESVIFRSGEEGYSNYRIPSLITTKSGSLLAFCEARKDHRGDSGNIDLVVKRSTDGGKTWSPPLIVWDAGDHTAGNPCPVIDQRTGRIINIVCWNLATDHGRDLHAGTSVDTRRVYQTHSDDDGLTWSEPKEITTKVKKPSWWWYATGPGIGVQLQKGPHKGRLVIPANHTAKGHYGAHTLYSDDGGASWKISEIIKPTVNESQVVALSDGRLMMNMRSQGTVDTKRPYSGYRSIAYSSDNGESWTHPVFDDELSDPICQASIIRYDANRILFSNPNPPVSLERGPREQMTVRLSNDDGQTWTKELIIYDGPSAYSSLAKIPDGEIGLLYEKDKDIAFAQFSIGQIR; encoded by the coding sequence ATGAAGCCCCTTTCAATACTCCTCTCTTTCGCATTTTCCTTTTTCCTCAATCACATCTGCCCAGCGGCAATCACTGAAAGTGTAATTTTCAGGTCCGGAGAAGAGGGCTACTCCAACTACCGCATTCCCTCCCTCATCACCACCAAAAGCGGATCGCTTCTCGCATTCTGCGAGGCACGCAAGGACCACCGCGGGGATAGTGGCAACATCGATCTCGTGGTAAAACGGTCAACTGATGGAGGGAAGACCTGGTCTCCTCCGCTTATAGTCTGGGATGCGGGCGACCACACAGCGGGAAATCCCTGCCCAGTTATCGACCAGAGGACGGGCCGCATAATCAATATTGTCTGCTGGAATCTCGCCACTGATCACGGGAGAGATCTGCATGCAGGAACAAGCGTGGATACGCGGCGCGTCTATCAGACCCATTCCGACGACGATGGACTTACCTGGTCGGAACCGAAAGAGATTACCACAAAGGTCAAGAAGCCCTCTTGGTGGTGGTACGCCACGGGACCCGGTATTGGGGTTCAACTACAAAAAGGGCCACACAAGGGCCGGTTAGTCATCCCCGCCAATCATACCGCCAAGGGACATTACGGAGCCCATACTCTCTATAGCGATGATGGGGGCGCCTCCTGGAAGATCAGCGAAATCATTAAACCCACCGTAAACGAGAGTCAGGTCGTCGCACTCTCAGATGGACGTCTGATGATGAATATGCGATCGCAAGGAACCGTAGACACCAAACGCCCCTACTCCGGCTACCGATCCATCGCCTACAGTAGTGACAATGGGGAAAGCTGGACTCACCCTGTGTTTGATGATGAGCTCAGTGACCCTATTTGCCAGGCGAGCATCATCCGCTACGACGCGAACCGCATTCTATTCTCCAACCCGAATCCACCGGTCAGCCTTGAGCGAGGTCCACGTGAACAAATGACGGTACGCCTCAGCAACGACGATGGTCAAACTTGGACCAAGGAGCTCATCATCTACGATGGCCCCTCCGCTTACTCCTCCTTGGCTAAGATTCCCGACGGGGAAATCGGTTTACTGTATGAGAAAGATAAAGACATCGCTTTCGCCCAGTTCTCCATAGGTCAAATCAGGTGA
- a CDS encoding TonB-dependent receptor — protein MINIGSLPFAPRIRFINFLALSLTCASGLWAQEDAEEVFELSPFSIDADDTDGYQAISTLAGTRIKTDLRDIGAAISVITPEFLEDTGAVDAATVLSYSLNTEVSGEQGNFAGGVETGDDRSNPAVNGQRVRGISPASLTRGYFLTDIPFDSYNTSRITINRGPNSLLFGVGNPGGVINNQVKLATIGDDFGHLRLRLGERGGHREELDINRVLIKDRLALRLVGVNEEIQFKQRPAYETDQRIHASLEGVLSQNRDSNLLGRLTFRANYEKGMIEGTPVNVVPPADSLSNWFEHQIDNREVVERMSGISLPGHIDNSFEDSYGLFVPHTTVNTLMGVPSGRQSGLNARLSAWVNIPITWNHIGQHHPSTGLPDSPEVAGVLARVIWNKAPEYSRGRFETPMTISDFWGSGVPGFISHRVPASILDNESLLWSGNTNYVGHEFEAQNFSLEQGFLNGKGGIELVYDEQMYERNASLPFDQDWKIDISSHLTNDQPNPNVGKLLGWGSHEPAYFSTFRSAKRATIFYEHDFAENDGWLSHLGNHVFTGLYNEQTIDRLDRNYKMIWNHDTSYKTAADIFTGNQTHGRRTLQHYHYLTDNLVGTNLSDLKVTSYITPKMPVHGDRYYLSWNDHPTPSANPNGVNVPADPTQYIPGTGDPSYYDTFIANKQLLSAFRNKQIINSEALSWQSKFLNGNIVGLLGWRDDESINTGQASVDKDGDGNPLPGQQELSDASEVVEGSTMTKSVVAHLPLNIGGTRWSAHWNTSENFSPAATRRNIRGNVIPSPLGETKEVGIGAEFFDGRMSLRISKYKMTTDYQDAYLGGAINGILAPLGAVRWGLLQSDGTTWQEVYDVMYDDRNRFPDAKRFNSYDELFTALGNYLPSDIESLINRRYDADGAYLYDRILGASATRGYTSEGTEIELVGNATKNWRMVLNVGQQETVTADTAPVLAEVANLVAAGYEREGLWGHQDAPDNDANATFGSRFNGATLIPIAKAKSADGTVSLEQREWRINFATNYDFTDGILNGFGIGGSYRYQSAVATGYENAVNADGLVLPMLDRPHWGPDSWNGDLWISYKRRLTDDIDWKIQLNVRNLFGDDDLIPVVTNPDGRVAAYRNSNPRDTFLTSTFSF, from the coding sequence ATGATTAATATAGGTTCCTTGCCGTTTGCACCCCGTATTCGTTTCATCAACTTCCTTGCCCTTTCTCTGACGTGTGCTTCTGGCCTGTGGGCCCAAGAGGATGCCGAAGAGGTCTTCGAGCTTTCGCCATTCTCGATTGATGCTGATGATACCGATGGCTATCAAGCTATCTCCACACTAGCTGGTACTCGAATAAAGACAGATTTACGAGACATAGGGGCAGCAATTTCTGTGATTACTCCAGAGTTTTTAGAAGACACAGGTGCGGTTGACGCTGCCACAGTTCTCTCTTACAGTCTTAATACCGAGGTTTCTGGCGAGCAAGGCAACTTTGCAGGTGGCGTTGAGACAGGGGATGATAGAAGCAACCCAGCTGTAAATGGTCAACGTGTTCGAGGTATTTCCCCAGCATCGCTGACAAGAGGTTATTTTCTAACGGATATCCCTTTTGACTCATACAATACTAGCCGGATCACAATCAATAGGGGTCCGAATTCATTATTGTTTGGTGTGGGAAACCCAGGAGGAGTCATCAACAACCAAGTAAAATTAGCGACGATTGGTGACGACTTTGGACATCTGAGATTGCGTTTGGGAGAGCGTGGTGGACATCGCGAGGAGTTGGACATCAACCGAGTACTCATAAAAGATCGACTGGCTTTAAGGCTAGTTGGTGTGAACGAGGAGATACAGTTTAAGCAACGTCCCGCTTATGAAACAGATCAGCGTATTCACGCATCTTTAGAAGGAGTGTTGTCTCAAAACCGCGACTCGAACCTCCTAGGTCGACTCACTTTTAGGGCCAACTATGAGAAAGGCATGATTGAAGGTACACCCGTCAACGTAGTACCACCAGCAGATTCATTAAGTAATTGGTTTGAGCACCAAATTGATAATCGAGAAGTCGTGGAAAGGATGTCAGGAATCAGCTTACCCGGGCATATTGATAACTCGTTTGAAGATAGTTACGGTCTCTTCGTTCCACATACCACAGTTAATACGCTTATGGGGGTGCCATCGGGACGGCAGTCCGGCCTGAACGCAAGATTATCTGCGTGGGTAAATATACCTATAACCTGGAATCACATAGGACAACATCACCCATCCACGGGGTTGCCTGATTCTCCAGAAGTTGCGGGAGTTTTGGCACGTGTAATTTGGAATAAGGCCCCTGAGTATAGCCGAGGAAGATTTGAAACCCCGATGACGATAAGCGATTTTTGGGGATCTGGCGTTCCAGGCTTTATAAGTCATAGAGTGCCAGCTTCGATTCTAGATAATGAATCTTTGCTTTGGTCGGGAAACACGAACTATGTTGGCCACGAATTCGAGGCCCAGAATTTCTCTCTTGAGCAAGGTTTTTTAAATGGGAAAGGTGGTATAGAGTTAGTCTATGATGAGCAGATGTATGAAAGAAATGCTTCTCTGCCGTTCGACCAAGATTGGAAGATAGATATTTCCTCTCATTTAACAAATGATCAGCCGAACCCAAATGTAGGTAAATTACTTGGCTGGGGTTCACATGAGCCAGCGTACTTTTCAACATTCAGATCAGCTAAGAGAGCCACCATTTTTTACGAGCATGATTTCGCTGAGAACGATGGTTGGTTAAGCCACTTGGGAAATCACGTTTTCACGGGACTGTATAATGAGCAAACAATCGATCGGCTCGATAGAAACTACAAAATGATATGGAATCATGACACCTCATACAAGACGGCGGCGGACATATTCACTGGTAATCAAACTCATGGCAGAAGGACGTTGCAGCACTACCATTACTTAACTGACAATCTAGTAGGTACGAATTTAAGCGATCTTAAAGTTACATCCTATATAACCCCAAAAATGCCAGTGCATGGCGATAGGTATTATTTATCATGGAATGATCACCCAACGCCTAGTGCGAACCCGAATGGCGTGAACGTACCTGCGGACCCGACACAATACATCCCGGGAACGGGAGATCCGTCTTATTATGATACCTTCATTGCGAATAAGCAGCTTTTGAGTGCTTTCAGAAATAAGCAGATCATAAATTCGGAGGCGCTTAGTTGGCAGAGTAAGTTTTTAAATGGCAATATAGTGGGTCTTCTGGGTTGGAGAGATGATGAATCAATCAACACAGGTCAGGCATCAGTAGACAAGGATGGTGACGGGAACCCGCTTCCTGGCCAGCAAGAGTTATCTGATGCTTCAGAAGTCGTTGAGGGAAGTACAATGACTAAAAGCGTTGTGGCACACCTTCCATTGAATATTGGAGGCACTCGGTGGAGTGCCCATTGGAATACTTCGGAGAATTTTTCTCCTGCTGCCACGCGCCGCAATATCAGGGGTAACGTTATTCCCTCCCCTTTAGGAGAAACGAAAGAAGTAGGCATTGGGGCTGAGTTCTTTGATGGGAGAATGTCGTTGAGGATAAGTAAATACAAGATGACAACCGACTATCAGGATGCTTACCTGGGCGGTGCGATAAACGGCATTCTAGCACCATTAGGTGCTGTAAGATGGGGTTTATTGCAATCTGACGGTACTACCTGGCAAGAAGTTTATGATGTCATGTACGATGATCGTAACAGGTTCCCAGATGCGAAAAGATTCAACAGTTATGATGAGCTTTTCACTGCATTGGGTAATTATCTGCCGAGCGATATTGAATCACTTATTAACAGGCGATACGATGCCGATGGGGCATATTTGTATGACCGAATTCTTGGGGCTTCTGCGACAAGAGGGTACACGTCTGAAGGAACTGAAATTGAGTTAGTTGGCAATGCTACAAAAAACTGGAGAATGGTGTTAAATGTTGGTCAGCAGGAGACTGTTACAGCTGATACGGCCCCTGTCCTGGCTGAGGTAGCCAATTTGGTAGCGGCAGGTTACGAAAGGGAAGGACTTTGGGGTCACCAAGATGCACCGGATAATGATGCTAATGCAACGTTTGGTAGTAGGTTTAATGGTGCGACACTAATTCCGATTGCCAAGGCAAAGTCAGCTGATGGCACGGTATCTTTGGAACAGCGAGAATGGAGAATAAATTTTGCAACCAACTACGATTTCACAGACGGAATCCTGAATGGTTTCGGAATTGGGGGGTCGTATCGCTATCAATCTGCCGTGGCGACAGGTTACGAAAACGCAGTGAATGCTGACGGTCTTGTTTTGCCTATGCTAGACAGGCCTCATTGGGGGCCTGACTCTTGGAATGGTGACCTATGGATAAGCTACAAGAGGCGCCTAACAGATGATATTGATTGGAAAATCCAATTAAATGTAAGGAACCTATTTGGGGATGACGACCTCATCCCGGTTGTCACTAATCCCGACGGACGGGTTGCGGCTTACAGGAATTCCAATCCTCGGGATACGTTCTTGACGAGCACTTTCAGCTTCTAG
- a CDS encoding ADP-ribosylglycohydrolase family protein gives MNRPKFRLSTVCIATQAVLLAVIFVNTSRGQTSLSITHAQLADQMKGGLVGQLFGNLNGLVHEMTYIDEPGSVQSYTPDLSDGAWTNDDTDIEWVYVHAMEQSDRLFLAPEYIMKLWKDHIVDRTFFATGYSKRLMEIGIQPPLSGNRVLNPFAEFNIAGHFLSESFGMIAPGLPKTAGRIGLHYTTVCIDGEPAQMTQFFTAIYAMAFFETDIEQLLDVGLASVDPTSRFYEVIQTTRLMVAENPNDWRTMRRLLKDRYSKHNGELRDRNGYELNGAATVAALLYGQGDLSESLRLAFNFGWDADNSAASVGTILGIMKGYQWMEDQGWKVKDVYYNITRLNMPLNETLTGFAGRLTHLAVKTLVEEGKATVHEGRQGATYTYKREVPANLLPVYAMDRQRDWMKIPLNFEIDRLLTSPGSKEDKARAIYFAMATGTAMDFRRKYPDAWETAVQDFRQFPRLGALILRAEERGIAGATALRKSANDMGIEFVELPRILGPQRWRP, from the coding sequence ATGAACCGACCTAAATTTAGATTGAGCACGGTATGCATCGCCACCCAAGCCGTGCTTTTAGCCGTTATTTTTGTCAATACTAGCCGGGGGCAAACCTCGCTCAGTATCACCCACGCTCAACTGGCGGACCAGATGAAAGGCGGTTTAGTCGGACAACTGTTTGGCAACCTCAATGGGCTTGTCCATGAGATGACCTATATCGACGAGCCCGGGTCAGTTCAAAGTTACACGCCTGATCTTTCAGATGGGGCGTGGACCAACGACGATACAGATATCGAATGGGTATATGTCCACGCCATGGAACAATCCGACCGCCTCTTTCTGGCCCCAGAATACATTATGAAGCTTTGGAAAGACCATATCGTGGACCGCACATTCTTTGCCACCGGCTATTCCAAGCGGCTGATGGAAATTGGCATTCAACCTCCGCTTTCCGGCAACCGAGTGCTAAATCCTTTTGCCGAATTCAACATCGCGGGTCACTTCCTGTCAGAGAGCTTCGGAATGATCGCTCCCGGGCTTCCGAAAACAGCGGGGCGTATCGGACTCCATTATACAACCGTCTGTATCGATGGTGAGCCCGCCCAGATGACCCAGTTCTTCACAGCCATATACGCCATGGCATTTTTTGAAACAGACATCGAACAATTGTTAGATGTGGGCCTGGCCTCGGTGGATCCGACTTCCCGCTTTTATGAGGTCATTCAGACCACACGCCTGATGGTGGCAGAGAATCCAAATGATTGGCGGACAATGCGTCGCCTTCTGAAGGATCGCTATTCTAAACACAATGGAGAGCTCCGTGACAGGAATGGGTACGAACTAAACGGAGCCGCTACCGTGGCTGCATTGCTCTATGGCCAGGGTGATCTTTCCGAATCCCTGCGTCTGGCCTTCAACTTCGGATGGGACGCTGATAACTCAGCTGCATCGGTTGGGACGATCCTGGGAATCATGAAAGGGTATCAGTGGATGGAGGATCAAGGCTGGAAAGTGAAAGACGTCTACTACAACATTACCCGACTAAATATGCCCCTTAACGAAACCCTTACCGGCTTTGCCGGTCGCCTGACCCACCTCGCGGTGAAAACGCTCGTGGAGGAAGGAAAAGCCACCGTCCACGAGGGTCGCCAAGGAGCAACTTATACCTACAAACGTGAGGTGCCAGCCAACCTGCTCCCCGTTTATGCGATGGATCGGCAACGGGATTGGATGAAGATACCATTGAATTTTGAAATTGACCGACTCCTCACGAGTCCTGGCAGCAAGGAAGATAAAGCCCGGGCCATCTACTTTGCTATGGCTACCGGAACAGCTATGGACTTCCGTAGGAAATACCCGGATGCCTGGGAGACCGCGGTGCAAGACTTCCGACAATTTCCTCGCTTGGGAGCCCTTATTCTTAGGGCCGAAGAACGCGGTATTGCCGGAGCGACTGCACTTAGAAAAAGCGCAAACGATATGGGTATCGAGTTCGTTGAGTTGCCCCGGATACTAGGCCCTCAGCGTTGGCGCCCTTAA
- a CDS encoding lactate racemase domain-containing protein: MVNEQVFSAIASEKGAVSDEQVDGLVGDMCPVSDYEGKRVLLIVPDGTRTAPVGLVFKKLFDQLSRATKQFDVMIALGTHQPMSEAAICNRLEISMEDRTSQYRDVAFINHEWDNPQVLKNIGTITKEEISLLTDGRFAMDVPVEINKRLYDYDEVIIVGPVFPHEVVGFSGGNKYLFPGVGGPQILNFFHWLGAVVTNPMIIGNKWTPVRKVVDKAGALVDIQKKCFCMVVRPDKSLAGLFAGSPEAAWDHASEVSRPTHITIKNKPFHTVFSCVPPMYEDLWTGGKGMYKLEPVVADGGELIIFAPHITEVSVTHGKTMMEIGYHCRDYFLEQWNQFKHYPWGVLAHSTHVRGIGKMVNGNEQCRIKLTIASQIPESVCHQINVGYRDPATINIEDFANREDEGVLLVRKAGEMLHQLKHPPEWAARS, encoded by the coding sequence ATGGTTAATGAACAGGTATTCTCCGCGATCGCTTCGGAAAAGGGTGCGGTTTCTGATGAACAGGTGGACGGTTTGGTCGGCGACATGTGTCCGGTGTCCGATTACGAAGGCAAACGCGTTCTGTTGATTGTACCCGACGGAACCCGCACGGCACCGGTCGGTTTGGTTTTCAAAAAGCTATTCGATCAGCTCAGCCGAGCGACGAAACAGTTCGACGTTATGATCGCTCTGGGCACGCATCAGCCTATGTCCGAGGCGGCGATCTGCAATCGGCTGGAAATCTCCATGGAGGACCGCACGAGCCAGTATCGCGACGTTGCGTTCATCAATCACGAGTGGGACAATCCTCAGGTACTCAAAAACATCGGCACGATTACCAAGGAGGAAATTAGCCTTCTCACTGACGGCCGCTTCGCCATGGACGTGCCGGTCGAGATCAACAAACGCCTTTACGATTACGACGAGGTAATTATTGTTGGGCCTGTGTTTCCCCATGAAGTGGTTGGGTTTTCCGGTGGTAACAAATACCTTTTTCCCGGCGTTGGGGGGCCGCAGATTCTCAATTTCTTCCATTGGCTCGGTGCGGTTGTGACCAATCCAATGATAATCGGCAACAAGTGGACTCCTGTACGCAAGGTCGTGGACAAGGCGGGCGCACTAGTAGATATTCAAAAGAAGTGTTTCTGCATGGTCGTCCGTCCGGACAAATCGCTGGCCGGATTGTTTGCCGGTTCGCCCGAGGCCGCTTGGGATCATGCGAGCGAAGTGTCCCGTCCTACCCACATCACTATAAAAAATAAACCGTTCCATACGGTGTTCTCCTGTGTGCCACCGATGTATGAGGATTTGTGGACCGGCGGGAAGGGAATGTACAAGCTGGAACCAGTCGTTGCGGATGGAGGTGAGTTGATCATTTTTGCACCACATATTACCGAGGTTTCGGTCACCCACGGCAAGACAATGATGGAGATCGGGTATCACTGCCGGGACTACTTTTTGGAGCAATGGAATCAGTTCAAGCATTACCCATGGGGCGTTCTGGCTCATTCCACGCATGTACGCGGTATTGGGAAAATGGTAAACGGGAATGAACAATGTCGGATCAAACTGACTATCGCGAGCCAGATTCCCGAGAGCGTTTGTCATCAAATCAACGTGGGGTACCGTGATCCGGCGACGATCAATATCGAGGACTTTGCGAACCGCGAAGATGAGGGCGTGCTGCTCGTTCGAAAGGCCGGCGAGATGCTACACCAGTTGAAGCACCCTCCGGAATGGGCCGCGCGGTCGTAG
- a CDS encoding sulfatase yields the protein MFFRNPRTRYKLSLLVFSFILVHFSSSAEKPLNVVFFLIDDLGWMDIGANGSNYYKTPHIDQLAKEGMRFTNGYAACNVCSPTRAAIMAGKYPARLLLTQWLPSGRWDAKKNKLQEARYLSNLPLEEFTVAEALREGGYKTAFMGKWHLGPLPYYYPEHQGFDINVAGRDYGAPGSYWYPFEGSWRIPTTDLKVFKESPIEGQEGDYLTDRLMEEGDKFIRENSEKPFFLMMSLYAVHSPLQGKPGKVARYEKVPEEQRQGDPRYAAMVETVDDGVGRLMTALREKEIEENTLVIFTSDNGGMSKATDNSPLRANKGSNYEGGLRVPVIVKWPGVTEPGSISDEPVISTDFYPTILGATGLPKRPLQHVDGVDLSSVLKGRSRIDRQSLFWHYPHYNQHPQNFPATVIRKGHWKLIEILDKGELELYNLALDVGEQNNLADVHSGLTQSLLAEMRAWREEVNADPMQSNPLYEGK from the coding sequence ATGTTTTTTAGAAATCCTCGAACCCGTTATAAGCTCAGTCTTCTGGTTTTCTCGTTTATTCTCGTTCATTTTTCATCCTCAGCTGAGAAACCCCTCAACGTGGTTTTCTTTCTCATCGACGATTTGGGTTGGATGGACATCGGAGCCAATGGGAGTAATTACTACAAAACCCCTCATATCGACCAGTTGGCCAAGGAGGGTATGCGTTTCACTAACGGGTATGCGGCCTGCAATGTCTGTTCACCCACACGTGCTGCCATCATGGCGGGCAAGTATCCGGCTCGGCTTCTTTTGACTCAATGGCTCCCTTCAGGTCGATGGGACGCGAAGAAAAACAAGCTGCAAGAGGCTCGTTACCTTTCCAATCTTCCGCTAGAGGAATTCACGGTCGCTGAGGCATTGCGTGAGGGCGGTTACAAGACGGCTTTCATGGGCAAGTGGCACTTGGGTCCGCTGCCTTATTACTATCCCGAGCACCAAGGCTTCGATATCAATGTCGCGGGACGCGACTACGGTGCCCCTGGTAGCTATTGGTATCCGTTTGAAGGATCCTGGCGCATTCCAACCACGGACCTCAAGGTTTTCAAGGAGAGTCCAATTGAAGGTCAGGAAGGAGATTACCTGACCGATCGCTTGATGGAAGAAGGGGATAAATTTATACGCGAAAACTCGGAGAAGCCCTTCTTTCTGATGATGTCATTGTATGCGGTGCACTCACCGTTGCAGGGGAAGCCTGGGAAAGTTGCCCGATACGAGAAGGTTCCTGAAGAACAGCGGCAAGGGGATCCCCGCTATGCGGCGATGGTGGAAACGGTCGACGATGGCGTAGGGCGGCTGATGACGGCTTTACGCGAGAAGGAGATCGAAGAGAATACACTGGTCATTTTCACGAGTGACAATGGTGGAATGTCCAAAGCAACCGACAACTCGCCTTTGCGGGCTAATAAAGGGTCGAACTATGAGGGCGGATTAAGGGTGCCAGTTATCGTGAAATGGCCCGGTGTGACCGAACCGGGATCGATTTCGGACGAGCCGGTCATCAGTACTGATTTTTATCCAACCATCTTGGGAGCTACTGGATTACCGAAAAGACCTTTGCAACATGTGGATGGAGTAGATCTTTCATCTGTCTTAAAAGGGCGAAGCAGGATTGATCGACAGTCGCTCTTCTGGCATTACCCGCATTACAATCAGCATCCACAGAACTTTCCCGCAACTGTTATTCGCAAGGGTCACTGGAAATTGATTGAAATACTGGATAAAGGAGAGTTGGAGCTTTACAACTTAGCATTGGATGTGGGGGAGCAAAATAATCTCGCCGATGTTCATTCGGGGCTTACTCAAAGTCTTCTCGCTGAAATGAGAGCATGGAGGGAGGAAGTGAATGCCGACCCGATGCAGTCCAACCCGTTGTACGAAGGAAAGTAG